A genomic window from Colletotrichum destructivum chromosome 7, complete sequence includes:
- a CDS encoding Putative tannase/feruloyl esterase, alpha/Beta hydrolase: protein MPSPYWALAAVAPAFVSAATLADVCTTAHAQEALPAAGFIPGITIDASSVETSVVSNASVSSEWYPASTIAYCNVTFAYSHDGLADDKVHVTYWVPAPDSFHNRYVSTGGGGLAINSQSQYIPTGIIVGAVSGITDGGFGSFNTQWDAVFLAANGTVNWQSVYMFGYQAHNELATLGKEFTKKFYSVGDDQKIYSYYQGCSEGGREGWSQAQRFADQFDGLAIGAPAFRYGQQQVNHLSANVMEQTRNYFPPSCELEKILNLTIAACDPLDGKTDGVVSRSDLCKSTFDFSTTVGQAYSCEAKTGNSGPGGFDGLERRQMPTNPTPAQNGTVTAEAATLVAEYYDGLRDSEGKRVYLSYQPGSAFTDAGTAFDEATQTWGLSISGLGGEWVARYLQLRDTSTLESLANVTADTLRDWMLLGMNKYADSLQTTYPDLGGIRAAGGKILHVHGEQDDSIPAGSSVHYYESVRGVMFPGQGLNESSAALDEFYRLYLVPGGAHCGSNANQPGGGWPQTTLQTVIEWVEKGSAPDRLNNTGVGIDSLCRWPLRPLWSNDGAAFDCVYDQASIDSWKSTFDAFKVTVY from the exons ATGCCCTCTCCCTACTGGGCCCTCGCGGCGGTCGCTCCGGCCTTTGTCAGCGCTGCCACGCTCGCCGACGTCTGCACGACAGCCCACGCGCAAGAAGCCCTCCCCGCGGCCGGCTTCATCCCCGGAATCACCATTGACGCCTCCTCGGTAGAGACGTCAGTAGTCAGCAACGCCTCCGTCAGCTCCGAGTGGTATCCGGCCAGCACCATCGCGTACTGCAACGTCACCTTTGCGTACTCccacgacggcctcgccgacgacaaggtcCACGTTACTTACTGGGTGCCCGCTCCCGACAGCTTCCATAACCGATACGTGtcgaccggcggcggcggcctcgccatcaACTCTCAGAGCCAGTACATCCCCACGGGCATtatcgtcggcgccgtctcgggCATCACCGATGGCGGCTTCGGGTCGTTCAACACGCAGTGGGACGCCGTGTTCCTcgcggccaacggcaccgtcaacTGGCAGTCGGTCTACATGTTTGGATACCAGGCACACAACGAGCTGGCGACGCTCGGAAAGGAGTTCACCAAGAAGTTCTAcagcgtcggcgacgaccaGAAGATTTACTCGTACTACCAAGGCTGCTCCGAGGGTGGTCGTGAGGGTTGGAGCCAGGCCCAGAGGTTTGCCGACCAATTTGATGGCCTTGCTATTGGCGCACCTGCGTTCAGGT ACGGACAGCAGCAGGTCAACCATCTCTCGGCCAACGTCATGGAGCAGACGCGCAACTacttccctccctcctgcGAACTCGAAAAGATCCTCAACCTAACCATCGCCGCATGCGACCCCCTCGACGGCAAGACCGACGGCGTTGTCTCCCGATCAGACCTCTGCAAGAGCACCTTCGACTTTAGCACCACCGTAGGCCAAGCTTACTCCTGCGAAGCCAAGACTGGTAACAGCGGCcccggcggcttcgacggcctcgagcgccgcCAGATGCCCACGAACCCGACTCCGGCCCAGAACGGCACCGTtaccgccgaggccgccaccctcgtcgccgagtaCTACGACGGACTCCGCGACTCCGAAGGCAAGCGTGTCTACCTCAGCTACCAACCTGGCTCAGCCTTCAccgacgccggcaccgcATTCGATGAGGCGACGCAGACCTGGGGCCTAAGCATCtctggcctcggcggcgagtggGTGGCGCGCTACCTCCAGCTCCGCGATACCAGCACGCTCGAATCCCTGGCCAACGTCACCGCCGACACCCTCCGCGACTGGATGCTCCTCGGCATGAACAAGTACGCCGACTCCCTGCAGACGACGTACCCggacctcggcggcatccgggccgccggcggcaagatcCTCCACGTGCATGGCGAGCAAGACGACTCGATCCCCGCGGGCTCGTCGGTGCACTACTACGAGTCCGTCCGCGGCGTCATGTTCCCGGGCCAGGGCCTCAACGAGAGCTCGGCCGCGCTCGACGAGTTCTACAGGCTGTACCTGGtgcccggcggcgcccacTGCGGGTCCAACGCGAACCagcccggcggcgggtggCCGCAGACGACGCTGCAGACGGTGATCGAGTGGGTGGAGAAGGGCAGCGCCCCGGACAGGCTGAACAACAcgggcgtcggcatcgactcGCTCTGCCGTTGGCCTCTGAGGCCGCTGTGGTCCAACGACGGGGCGGCGTTCGACTGCGTCTACGACCAGGCCTCCATCGACAGTTGGAAGTCCACGTTTGATGCGTTCAAGGTAACAGTCTACTAG
- a CDS encoding Putative NmrA-like domain, NAD(P)-binding domain superfamily yields MTQKLIAVVGATGNQGGSVARRFLAAGYRVRALTRDVSSPSAAALAALGPDVELVTADLEDVASLEAAFRGANVIFSVTNYWEPFFRPDCRAEAQRRGVSCRRFAYDVEYRQGRNIADAAAATVDSLDDNGFLASTLSHAGRCSGGRFKELYHFDAKADVFPDYVNEKYPALAAKMSCIHTGFFYTSYNILPNSYFGKNPDGTFTMAFTTSPEKPIPHFAPASDMGNFTYAVSQMPPGKAYMAEGTTCTWPQFLETWAKVTNVKADYRQISHEEMVQATGERDTGIEVAYMFSYSSDPGYDGGMDLLTAADLIKAGIDCPMTTWEEWATNNDWTSVLEK; encoded by the exons ATGACCCAAAAGCtgatcgccgtcgtcggcgccacgGGCAACCAAGGCGGTTCGGTCGCCCGCCGCTTTCTGGCCGCAGGATACCGCGTCCGCGCACTCACCCGCgacgtctcctccccttccgcggccgccctcgccgccctcggcccggACGTGGAACTCGTCACCGCGGatctcgaggacgtcgcGTCTCTCGAGGCCGCTTTCCGCGGCGCCAACGTCATCTTTAGCGTCACCAACTACTGGGAGCCCTTCTTCCGCCCGGACTGCCGCGCGGAGGCGCAGAGGCGAGGCGTCTCGTGTCGGAGGTTCGCCTACGACGTCGAGTACCGCCAAGGCCGCAATATCGctgacgccgcggccgcaACTGTGGACTCGCTGGACGACAACGGCTTTCTGGCCTCGACGCTGAGCCATGCCGGGCGGTGCAGTGGCGGGCGGTTCAAGGAGCTGTATCACTTCGATGCGAAGGCCGACGTCTTCCCAGACTACGTGAATGAAAAGTATCCCGCACTGGCGGCCAAGATGTCATGTATCCACACGGGGTTCTTCTACACGAGTTACAACATTCTCCCCAACTCATACTTTGGCAAG AACCCTGACGGTACATTCACCATGGCTTTCACCACATCCCCTGAGAAGCCCATCCCTCACTTTGCCCCGGCTAGCGACATGGGCAATTTCACATACGCCGTTTCCCAAATGCCGCCAGGGAAGGCTTACATGGCCGAAGGAACAACCTGCACTTGGCCACAGTTCCTCGAGACGTGGGCCAAAGTGACGAACGTCAAGGCGGACTACCGGCAAATCTCGCACGAAGAGATGGTTCAGGCGACGGGGGAGAGGGACACCGGTATCGAGGTCGCGTACATGTTTTCCTACTCATCCGATCCGGGGTACGACGGTGGTATGGATCTCTTGACTGCGGCGGATCTTATAAAG GCTGGTATCGATTGCCCCATGACAACATGGGAAGAGTGGGCTACAAACAACGATTGGACTTCTGTTCTTGAGAAGTAG
- a CDS encoding Putative S-adenosyl-L-methionine-dependent methyltransferase superfamily, with protein MTPTPTTTGGSSTVDSGPTPGIPPSADSESVQTPTTSLTTGTAAETTTTAPTPQRAAAQTSIQYLLNPVEDEAVEPLQVDTDIANPGEDSDSAYGSDSGTAYTGSITSSIFHYQYENGRRYHAYREGQYVLPNDDQEQERLDLQHHIWRLLLGGQLYTAPLPAPEDREAADMRILDLGTGTGIWAIEMADEYPSAQVHGVDLSPIQPEWVPTNCKFHVDDYEDAWTYREDERFDYIHGRALSGTSSDWARFYDRVMGGLKPGGWVEMQEYDAWIFSDDDSFERAVWTKEWVTKLDEASKTYGKQINVARHHKQWMIEAGFEDVQELVYRIPIGPWARDPALKELGRCELVHMQMSVDSHTPALFTRVLNFTHEQAQVLMEGVKREFRSKDYRLITSYRFIRGRRPMA; from the exons ATGACGCCGACTCCAACAACTACCGGCGGTTCCAGTACCGTGGACTCGGGTCCGACACCAGGCATTCCCCCTAGCGCCGACTCAGAGTCAGTGCAGACACCGACGACGTCTTTGACTACGGGGACAGCTGCggagacaacaacaacagctCCAACTCCTCAGCGGGCCGCAGCTCAGACGAGTATCCAATATCTACTCAATCCTGTCGAGGATGAGGCCGTCGAGCCGCTCCAGGTCGAT ACCGACATTGCCAACCCCGGCGAAGATAGCGACTCCGCCTATGGCTCCGACAGTGGCACCGCCTACACGGGCTCCATAACCTCCTCCATTTTCCACTACCAGTACGAAAACGGCCGCCGATACCACGCCTACCGCGAGGGCCAGTACGTCCTCCCCAACGATGACCAGGAGCAGGAACGCCTGGACCTGCAGCACCACATCTGGCGCTTGCTTCTCGGTGGCCAGCTATACACGGCGCCGCTGCCTGCGCCGGAGGACCGGGAGGCCGCCGACATGCGCATCCTAGATCTCGGCACGGGGACGGGCATATGGGCcatcgagatggccgacgagTACCCCAGCGCCCAAgtccacggcgtcgacctctcGCCCATCCAGCCGGAATGGGTCCCGACCAACTGCAAGTTCCACGTCGACGACTACGAGGACGCCTGGACGTACCGCGAGGATGAGCGCTTCGACTACATCCACGGCCGCGCTCTCAGCGGCACCTCGTCCGACTGGGCGCGGTTCTACGACCGCGTCATGGGCGGGCTGAAGCCCGGCGGATGGGTCGAGATGCAGGAGTACGACGCGTGGATcttcagcgacgacgacagcttCGAGAGGGCCGTGTGGACCAAGGAGTGGGTCACGAagctggacgaggcgagCAAGACCTACGGCAAGCAGATCAACGTCGCGAGGCACCACAAGCAATGGATGATCGAAGCGGGCTTCGAGGATGTGCAGGAGCTTGTGTACAGG ATACCAATCGGCCCCTGGGCAAGGGATCCAGCCCTGAAGGAGCTTGGCCGTTGCGAGCTGGTTCACATGCAGATGTCCGTCGACTCACACACGCCGGCACTCTTCACTCGGGTCTTGAACTTCACTCACGAACAAGCCCAAGTACTGATGGAGGGCGTCAAACGAGAGTTCCGCAGCAAAGACTACAGGCTCATTACTAGCTACCGCTTCATCAGGGGGAGAAGGCCGATGGCGTGA
- a CDS encoding Putative chitin synthase, nucleotide-diphospho-sugar transferase yields MDNMNSKEPEVTYSNQSTQPGDNIEAGLCPNYPDPVNPVRVLTTKDIRNQRIVFLGVLALVNISMAIAAVLGQKSKLTLIVILLVKSKDFLSTVVSILGILIQRIRTFCRPPLPVPPLWILSLIPAYSESEEQIVQTIYSLRDNGVDPHRQVMVVILDGKPQDIRGRMTRVIREFEWPYTSLKWKRGLLRVTSGFITDVPVIVIEKTENAGKKDSLILCHDLFNYPRHNVPPYTQLLRRELWESVLPVLTEGTSFRGFDMVFCTDADSTVRRGAITRLAEAVARDESTIAACGLVLVGLEKGYEWSFWNLYQQFQVRSKSLPHLFCPGSGTVEAYPKKYTFGQYVRRRAEGFVGKVTCLPGCITMIAVREEMAGAMRKYAEPVTGNMMLSHQVQYLIITQGTDRRLTYSMLSQGTHLRTLFVPGAVSETLAPQTMRHYLSQRRRWGSNAYFNNFFYLAGENMILATRIAAAVEVVRMSLVYYRVLNTALFIRGLAQGAHILELIGVMVVGQTPSLWFMCSVVLDPELRKRAHKLVIGFLINKCISPFMSIAVFTKVAINLGNQAWGMSGVTPPSAAPGLQSFAPEPPSEPAGDGFAKLPEVEQEYARVLPGSQRPPHE; encoded by the exons ATGGACAACATGAACTCCAAGGAACCGGAGGTCACCTATAGCAACCAGAGTACGCAGCCTGGAGACAACATCGAGGCCGGTCTTTGCCCAAATTACCCGGATCCCGTCAACCCGGTCCGAGTGCTCACGACAAAAGACATAAGAAACCAGCGAATCGTTTTTCTTGGTGTCTTGGCTCTGGTGAACATTTCAATGGCTATAGCCGCCGTCCTAGGCCAGAAGAGCAAGCTCACGCTGATAGTCATCTTGCTGGTGAAGAGCAAGGACTTCTTGTCGACGGTTGTATCGATTCTTGGAATACTCATACAGAGAATTCGGACCTTCTGTCGACCTCCACTCCCAGTCCCGCCGCTCTGGATTCTTTCGCTCATACCGGCCTACTCAGAAAGCGAGGAACAGATCGTCCAAACGATCTACTCGCTTCGCGACAATGGCGTCGACCCTCATCGCCAGGTCATGGTAGTCATCCTCGATGGCAAGCCACAGGACATCCGAGGCCGTATGACCCGGGTCATTAGAGAATTCGAGTGGCCGTATACGTCTCTAAAGTGGAAGAGAGGCCTCTTGCGGGTCACATCGGGGTTTATCACGGACGTACCGGTGATTGTCATTGAGAAAACCGAAAATGCCGGGAAGAAAGACTCCCTTATCTTGTGCCACGACCTCTTCAACTATCCTCGACACAACGTACCGCCGTACACACAGCTGCTTCGGAGAGAGTTATGGGAAAGTGTCCTGCCAGTGTTGACAGAGGGTACATCCTTCAGAGGCTTCGACATGGTGTTTTGTACTGATGCCGATTCAACTGTACGCAGGGGTGCCATCACGCGGTTGGCAGAAGCAGTGGCCCGGGATGAGAGTACCATAGCGGCCTGCGGTCTTGTGCTGGTTGGACTAGAAAAGGGATATGAGTGGTCGTTTTGGAATCTCTACCAACAATTCCAGGTGCGTAGTAAATCTCTGCCCCATTTATTTTGCCCAGGCAGTGGAACCGTTGAGGCTTATCCCAAGAAGTACACCTTCGGACAATATGTCCGAAGGAGGGCAGAGGGCTTCGTCGGTAAGGTCACCTGTTTACCGGGATGCATCACAATGATTGCAGTCAGAGAAGAGATGGCAGGGGCGATGAGAAAATACGCCGAGCCGGTGACGGGAAACATGATGTTGTCCCACCAGGTTCAATACTTG ATAATTACTCAGGGAACCGACAGGCGGCTCACGTACTCCATGCTCTCCCAGGGGACGCATCTCCGTACCCTGTTCGTCCCCGGCGCCGTGAGCGAGACTCTGGCGCCGCAAACCATGCGACACTATCTGAgccaacgccggcgatggGGTTCGAACGCGTACTTCAACAACTTCTTCTACCTTGCCGGCGAAAACATGATCCTGGCCACGCgcatcgcggcggcggttgagGTCGTTCGGATGAGCTTGGTGTACTACCGGGTGCTGAACACGGCGCTGTTCATCCGCGGACTTGCCCAGGGCGCTCACATCCTGGAACTGATCGGCGTGATGGTTGTGGGCCAGACCCCGTCTCTTTGGTTCATGTGCTCCGTGGTACTCGACCCTGAGCTGAGGAAGAGAGCACATAAGCTTGTGATCGGCTTCCTCATAAACAAGTGCATCTCGCCGTTCATGTCGATTGCAGTGTTTACCAAGGTGGCCATCAACCTCGGGAATCAAG CCTGGGGTATGTCAGGAGTTACACCCCCTTCAGCAGCGCCAGGGTTACAATCATTTGCGCCAGAGCCGCCGTCAGAGCCAGCGGGAGATGGGTTTGCAAAGCTCCCAGAGGTAGAGCAAGAATATGCCAGGGTCTTACCTGGATCACAACGGCCACCACACGAGTGA
- a CDS encoding Putative UDP-glucose/GDP-mannose dehydrogenase, NAD(P)-binding domain superfamily: MSPPVLLPSNVSDWKQLMPSARKLSQVPEALGVGPEDAPLVAVLGVGFVGEGLVDAFSSRYKVLGFDISAKRVDDLRQRYLVKPNVKFTTGETDLGVATHFLVAVPTLLLPDRSIDLSYLRSALSMVEKWARRGSTVVIESSVAVGLTRELLGPIARSRGLFAGMSPERIDPGRTEPPMHSIPKIVSGLDDVTPGSLRVISRLYGRVFDTIVPVSKPEVAEMAKLYENCQRMVCIAYANEMADACASHGINAYEVSDAAATKPFGYLPFEPSLGVGGHCIPVNPYYLLSNCEFPLLRAAADQMGKRPAKIAHRVVDSLFNESRKMEQGHAGGVNTIMKWVLVVGIGFKAGQSHIVNSPGLELANELAKDRRVHVMFADPLVHQNDVPHIPRLADKDWKREELEMFDMIVVSHKQWGLDYNVLGKLDGVVVQMWCQKQSGNASVF, encoded by the exons ATGTCTCCTCCAGTGCTCCTTCCCAGCAACGTCTCTGATTGGAAGCAACTGATGCCTTCAGCACGCAAGCTATCACAAGTGCCGGAGGCCTTGGGAGTCGGTCCCGAAGATGCCCCTTTGGTCGCTGTTTTGGGTGTGGGATTTGTAGGCGAGGGGCTCGTCGACGCTTTCTCGTCCCGGTATAAAgtcctcggcttcgataTCAGTGCAAAAAGGGTCGACGACTTGCGCCAGCGGTATCTGGTGAAGCCAAACGTCAAGTTCACGACGGGAGAGACAGATCTCGGCGTGGCCACCCACTTCCTTGTTGCGGTGCccacccttcttcttcccgaCAGGTCCATCGACCTCTCCTACCTTCGCAGCGCCTTGTCCATGGTTGAAAAATGGGCACGGAGGGGGTCGACCGTCGTGATAGAGAGCTCAGTCGCTGTCGGTCTCACGAGGGAGCTTCTTGGCCCCATCGCACGCTCGCGCGGGCTCTTTGCTGGAATGTCTCCCGAG CGTATCGACCCAGGCCGCACCGAGCCACCGATGCATTCTATCCCTAAAATCGTGTCTGGCTTGGACGACGTGACCCCGGGCTCGCTGAGGGTGATCTCGCGACTGTATGGTCGAGTCTTTGACACCATTGTCCCGGTATCAAAGCCCGAGGTGGCCGAAATGGCCAAGCTTTACGAGAACTGCCAGCGCATGGTATGCATTGCGTACGCCAATGAAATGGCCGATGCCTGCGCTTCGCACGGCATCAACGCGTACGAGGTCTCTGACGCTGCTGCGACCAAACCCTTTGGCTACCTACCGTTCGAGCCGAGCCTCGGTGTCGGTGGGCACTGCATCCCCGTCAACCCGTACTATCTGTTGTCCAACTGCGAGTTTCCTCTCCTTCGTGCCGCGGCCGACCAGATGGGCAAGCGACCCGCCAAAATTGCTCACCGCGTCGTGGACAGTCTATTCAACGAGTCCCGGAAGATGGAACAGGGTCACGCGGGCGGCGTGAATACTATCATGAAGTGGGTGCTCGTCGTTGGCATTGGCTTCAAAGCCGGACAGAGCCACATTGTTAACTCGCCGGGGCTGGAGCTCGCGAACGAGCTAGCGAAAGATCGCCGGGTCCACGTCATGTTTGCTGACCCTCTTGTTCACCAGAATGACGTGCCGCACATCCCACGGCTGGCCGACAAGGACTGGAAGCGCGAGGAGCTAGAGATGTTTGACATGATCGTGGTCTCTCACAAGCAGTGGGGACTTGACTACAATGTGCTAGGGAAACTTGATGGGGTGGTCGTCCAAATGTGGTGTCAAAAACAGTCAGGAAACGCAAGTGTCTTTTAG
- a CDS encoding Putative S-adenosyl-L-methionine-dependent methyltransferase superfamily: MSSDQISNMSTPETSHAPAFLEAEPSLNTDADSATTSADEASDGESAGDDESDLDSSLGAEVQPSTMSLRSSILRYREENGRTYHAYKDGAYLMPNDDLELDRLDLQHNLFLLTMGNKLFLSPLDHEKPPQRVLDIGTGTGIWAIDFADDNPASTVIGVDLSPVQPSYVPPNAYFQIEDIEEEPWSFSQKFDFVHSRMNTGGIRDIPKLFRQAYENLNPGGWIETTDGALATSDDGTLKEDSALYQWNLLLSKGTEVLGTPYGAAPTYKELLREAGFINVKEVIFKWPTNQWARHPRHKELGTWNYENVVMGLEGLCIAVFSRVLGWSKEKVDVFLAEVRNDLKNRDIHAYWPIYVVCGQKPS; encoded by the exons ATGTCGAGCGACCAGATCTCCAACATGTCTACCCCAGAGACATCTCATGCCCCAGCCTTCCTCGAAGCCGAACCGTCACTcaacaccgacgccgactcTGCGACAACAAGCGCCGATGAGGCTAGCGACGGCGAGtctgccggcgacgacgagtccGACCTGGACTcctccctcggcgccgaggtgcAGCCTTCCACCATGTCTCTCCGCAGCAGCATCCTCCGCTATCGCGAAGAGAACGGTCGCACATACCACGCCTACAAGGACGGCGCCTATCTCATGCCCAACGACGATCTCGAACTTGACCGCCTGGACCTCCAACACAACCTTTTCCTGCTCACTATGGGGAACAAGCTCTTCCTGTCCCCCCTGGACCACGAAAAACCGCCTCAGCGCGTTTTGGACATCGGCACGGGAACCGGCATATGGGCCATTGACTTTGCGGACGATAACCCGGCTTCCACCGTCATAGGTGTCGATTTGAGCCCGGTGCAGCCGTCGTACGTGCCGCCTAACGCCTACTTTCAAATCGAGgacatcgaggaggagccgtGGTCATTTTCGCAAAAGTTCGATTTCGTCCATAGCCGGATGAACACGGGCGGCATCCGAGACATCCCCAAGTTGTTCCGGCAGGCTTACGAGAACTTGAACCCGGGGGGCTGGATAGAGACCACTGACGGCGCCCTTGCCACGTCCGATGACGGGACCCTGAAGGAGGATTCGGCGCTCTACCAATGGAATCTTTTACTGTCCAAGGGGACGGAGGTCTTGGGCACGCCCTATGGCGCGGCCCCCACGTACAAGGAACTTCTTCGCGAGGCCGGGTTCATAAACGTAAAAGAAGTGATCTTCAAGTGGCCAACAAATCAATGGGCCCGACACCCTAGGCATAAGGAACTTG GTACTTGGAACTACGAGAACGTCGTGATGGGGCTAGAAGGCCTCTGCATCGCAGTCTTTTCTCGCGTGCTAGGGTGGTCAAAAGAGAAGGTGGATGTTTTCCTCGCAGAGGTACGGAACGATCTGAAAAACAGGGACATCCATGCATACTGGCCCAT CTACGTGGTTTGCGGGCAGAAACCATCATGA
- a CDS encoding Putative peptidase S10, serine carboxypeptidase, alpha/Beta hydrolase, translating to MRWYHAATLLSAAVSATLNLKQYKPSLSQQQFPSPEEDVPQNVVNKVQGEPKFLTNKTRKYVVNGTKIPEIDFDVGESYAGLLNIDKTNDTAGQLYFWFFPSESQAANKEILIWLTGGPGCSSTGELLSENGPMLWQPGMLKPIRNKWSWHRITNVVWIDQPIGAGFSQGVPSAKDEFDVARQFLGFWRNFIDTFAMQGYKIYVTGSSYSGMYCPYIASAMVDSNDENYFNVAGMQIFDGVYSVDSVGEEIPVASFIDRWDNVLAFNDSFRRTVKDASAKCGYDEYMRKYLVYPPAGLQPGMPPGVDEDGNVKPECDVWTMVLGAAMEITPCFSVYTVTNLCPLKYDPLGFTDGFMYRPKGAGPVYFNREDVKRAINAPVDKQWEFCSETPIFFNSTDNSIKEGPGSQPVLPNVIDKTRNVILAHGTKDFVLIDDGTLLTIQNLTWGGQLGFQTKPTAPLYVPYHRNNNPESLAGAGVMGTVHSERGLTYLAVSTAGHFLAQDAPAVAFRSVEVLVGRRDGFESTNASFTIGGNATMPTGDVGNGTVLMFPQSMEPRCGQLSGAAPRKSDGMTTARVASGQAAFALGLAIILSVLMGV from the exons ATGCGTTGGTATCACGCGGCCACCCTGCTTTCCGCGGCTGTTTCTGCTACTTTGAACTTGAAACAGTATAAACCATCGCTCTCTCAGCAGCAGTTTCCGAGCCCGGAGGAAGACGTACCTCAAAATGTTGTGAACAAGGTGCAAGGGGAACCGAAATTTCTCACCAACAAGACTCGGA AATACGTGGTCAACGGCACCAAGATTCCCGAAATCGATTTCGACGTTGGCGAATCGTACGCGGGGCTGCTCAACATTGATAAGACCAATGATACGGCCGGACAGTTGTACTTTTGGTTCTTCCCGTCCGAGAGCCAGGCAGCCAACAAAGAGATTCTCATCTGGCTGACAGGAGGT CCCGGCTGCTCTTCAACAGGAGAGCTTCTATCAGAGAATGGCCCAATGCTGTGGCAACCGGGCATGCTGAAGCCCATCAGAAACAAATGGAGCTGGCACCGGATCACCAACGTAGTTTGGATAGACCAGCCTATTGGCGCAGGGTTCTCGCAGGGTGTGCCTAGCGCCAAGGACGAGTTCGACGTAGCTCGACAGTTCCTCGGCTTCTGGCGCAACTTCATCGACACCTTCGCCATGCAGGGATACAAAATCTACGTCACCGGCTCTTCCTACAGCGGAATGTACTGCCCGTACATTGCCAGTGCCATGGTTGACAGCAACGACGAGAACTATTTCAACGTTGCGGGCATGCAGATCTTTGACGGAGTATACTCGGTCGACAGCGTTGGTGAAGAGATCCCCGTGGCGTCCTTCATTGACAGATGGGATAATGTGCTTGCATTCAACGATTCCTTCCGCCGGACGGTGAAGGACGCCAGTGCAAAGTGCGGCTACGACGAGTACATGCGTAAATACCTCGTCTACCCGCCGGCAGGCCTACAACCGGGGATGCCCCCGGGAGTCGACGAAGATGGAAATGTCAAACCGGAGTGCGATGTGTGGACCATGGTCCTGGGTGCTGCGATGGAGATCACGCCATGCTTCAGCGTTTATACCGTCACCAACCTGTGCCCGCTCAAGTACGATCCCCTGGGGTTCACTGACGGCTTTATGTACAGGCCGAAAGGAGCTGGGCCGGTGTATTTCAACCGAGAGGATGTCAAGCGCGCCATCAACGCCCCCGTGGACAAGCAATGGGAGTTTTGCAGCGAGACGCCTATCTTCTTCAATTCGACTGACAACTCAATCAAAGAAGGACCGGGCAGCCAACCTGTGCTGCCCAACGTAATCGACAAGACCCGCAACGTCATCCTCGCCCACGGCACCAAAGACTTCGTactcatcgacgacggcacgcTTCTCACAATCCAGAACCTGACGTGGGGCGGACAACTCGGGTTCCAAACGAAGCCAACGGCGCCGCTCTATGTGCCGTACCACCGTAACAACAACCCGGAGAGCCTTGCCGGCGCGGGCGTGATGGGAACGGTACATTCCGAGAGGGGATTGACGTATCTTGCCGTCTCCACAGCAGGCCATTTCTTAGCACAGGACGCGCCAGCCGTCGCGTTCCGCAGTGTCGAGGTGCTGGTGGGCCGGAGGGATGGGTTCGAGTCGACGAATGCGTCCTTCACCATCGGCGGAAAcgcgacgatgccgacgggagacgtcggcaacggcaccgtGCTGATGTTCCCACAGTCCATGGAGCCCCGCTGCGGCCAGTTATCTGGTGCTGCCCCGAGAAAGAGTGACGGtatgacgacggcgcgggtGGCGAGCGGTCAGGCCGCCTTCGCTCTGGGCCTGGCGATTATTCTGTCTGTCCTTATGGGGGTCTGA